The Deltaproteobacteria bacterium genome contains the following window.
CCGGCGTGGCCATCGCACGTTCCCCCAAACATGTCGACGCCGGCGATTGGGTGCGCACCGGGCGCCTCCCGATCGAAGGTCCTCACGCCGCGCTGTGCCACAAGTTCTGGGTACTGATGGATCCGCACACTCCCGGTCAAGCCGCGTGCGTCGGTGATGAGTACGTCGGATTCTTCACCAGCCTTTACGACGGCGCGAAGGTGATCTGCCGCGCACGCGCCCGCTCGCTGAGCGGCCCCTGGCACAGCGACGGAGCGCCGGTGATCGCCAAGGGCAGCCAGGCCGCGTTCGACGGACGCGGCGCCGATGCAGTCACCGCCTACTGGTTTGCCGATCGTGGTCGCATTCTGCTTTTCTACATGGCGTACCCGGCCGAGCCGCAGAGCGAGCAACCGCTGTCACCGCTCGGCCCTTGCCAAGCCGTCGCGCTGCTCGACCCGATGCAGTCGGAAGCGGAGAAGCTCGGCCCCATCCTGCGGCCAGGCAGCGCGGCGCGCCATTGGTGCAGTGGATGGATTGGGGGCTTGCAGCTCTTGCCGACCGCTGATCCACAATGGGTGGCGTTAATCAATGGGTCGGCCACGCCAGTGTACGAAGGTCACGGCGAACCCGACCCGAGCGTCGGTGGTTGGGCGCGCTGCGACGAAGCGTTTCCGGTGTCGGGCTGGAAGTTCGACCTCAAGCAGAGCCCGATCGAACTACCCTCGCAGCTCTCCATCGCGGCCAAGCAACACGGGGAGAGCACCAACCTGTGGCGCCACTATCTGCTCGTGCTGCCCGACGAGCGCGCCCGCATCTACTACAACTCGGGCACGTACGGCGCGGAGCAACTCTACGCTCGTGTATGGCACGTGTGAACTCGTGATTCGGGCGCGTGACTCGTGCTAAGAGTGACGAGCCATGCGTGAGAAGTCGTCCCGAATACGAGCCACGAGCACGCATCACGCCCCGACCGACATTCTCGCCGAGCGCTATGCCAGCGCCGCGATGGCGGCGTTCTGGTCGCCCGGCGGAAAGATCGTGCTCGAACGCGAGTACTGGATCGCGGTGCTGCGCGCGCAGCGCGCGCTGGGTATTGCGATCCCCGCCGCCGCCATCGCCGCCTACGAACGCGTGAAGGACCACGTCGATCTCGACAGCATCCGCGCCCGCGAACGGGTCACGCGCCACGACGTGAAGGCGCGCATCGAGGAATTTTGCGCGCTCGCCGGCCACGAGCACATCCATAAGGGTCTGACCAGCCGCGACCTCACCGAGAACGTCGAGCAACTACAGATCCGCCGCTCGCTCGAACTCGTGCGCATCAAGTCGGCCGCGTGCCTCTACCGCCTGTCGCGGCGCGTGCGCGAGTTTCGCGACGTTGCCATCACCGGCCGCTCGCACAACGTCGCCGCTCAGCCGACCACCGTCGGCCGCCGCCTCGCCATGTTCGGCGAGGAGATGCTGCTGGCCTTTCGCCAACTCGACTCCGTGCTGCAGCGCTATCCCTTGCGCGGCCTAAAAGGACCCGTCGGGACGCAACTCGATCAGTTGACGCTCTTCAACGGCAACGCCAAGAAAGTCGCCAAGCTCGAAGCTGCGGTTGTGCGCTTCCTCGGCTTCACGCACGCACTGACCGCGACCGGGCAAGTGTATCCGCGCAGCCTCGACTTCGAAGTCGTCAGCGCGCTCTATCAGCTCGGCGCCGGACCCAGCAGCTTCGCGAAAACCTGGCGGCTGATGAGCGGCTTCGAACTGGCGTCCGAGGGTTTCCAGGAAGGCCAAGTCGGTTCGTCGGCGATGCCGCACAAGATGAACGCCCGCAGCTGCGAGCGCCTCAACGGCTTGCACGTCGTGCTGCGCGGCTATCTCACCATGGTGACCGGACTGGCCGGCGATCAGTGGAACGAAGGCGACGTGTCATGCTCGGTAGTGCGACGGGTAGCGCTGCCGGGCGCGATGATGGCAGCCGATGGCTTGCTGGAGACGTTTTTGACGGTGCTCGATGAGTTGGTGATTTTCCCCGACGCGATCGCCGCCGAGCGCGAGCGCTACCTGCCCTTTCTCGCCACCACGACGATCCTCATGGAAGCCGTGCGCCACGGCGCCGGACGCGAACAAGCCCATGCCGCGATCCAGGCGCACACTCAAGCCGTCGTCCGCGCGCTGCGCCGAGGTCGGCGCGACAACGATCTGCTCGACCGGCTCGCCGCCGACCGACGCGTCGGATTGAGCCAGAAACAGCTCCAGTCGTTGCTCGGTGCCAAGAGCGCGTTCGTCGGCGCCGCCCGAACCCAAGCCGACGCGTTTGTCAGTGAAGTCGAAACACTGGTGAAGCAACTTCCCGAAGCCAAGCGCTACGTACCGCGCGAAATCATCTAGCGAGCTGCCGACGCGCTATCTCAGCGGACAGCGGAGCAGCCTGGAGCCCAACACAATCGACTGGTAATGCAACTTTGGGGCTTCCGATGGGCTGCAGATTCGGTTAAACATGGACTCGTTGTGTGGTTTTCGTTCACCGCGGGTCACCCCGCCGAAACTCGACGAGGATTCTGATGGCCAAACGTCGCAGCAATGAACTCTCACTCGGCGCGGTGCTCAAGCGCCGACGCCGCCAATTAGAAATGACCCAGTCGCAGGTGTCCGACAAAGTCGGCTGTCGCGCCAACTACATCGCGTACCTCGAAAGTGACGCGCGCCGGCCCAGTCATAGCGTGGTCGCCAAGCTCGCCCGCGCGCTCGATCTCGACCAGCAGGAGCTGTACTTTCTCGCCTACCCGCAGGCGAAGGCTCTGATGCGCCCCGAGCGCCCGGAGCCGGAGTCGGCATGGCTGCGCTTCAAGGCCAACAAGCGCCTGCACGTGCGCCACAGCATTACCCGCGGCGAGTTCTCCGCGCTCGAACGCGTCGCGTCACTCGGAGCGGTGCGCACACAGCGCGATTTCCTCTTCATCCTGCAAACGATTCGGCAAGCGCTCACGGACGAGTGACGCGGCACGACGGCGGACGGGATATCGTCCTCCGCCTACTTCGCGGGCGGCTGGTACTCCATCTTGATCTCGCCCTTGTTGTCGACGAACGGCGAGCGTGAGATCTGGACCCGCAAGCCCTTGAAGCGCGCCACGGCATCCGCCCGGGTGAAATCGAAGACGTGCATTTCGAACGGGCTGTCGGCGCCTAGAATCTGACCCTCGGCCCCGAACTGTTTCGCATAGTGGTCGGCCGCCGCTTTGATCTGATCGAGCGGGATGATGAACACAGCGATCTGCTTGGTGCCGCCGCGTTCGAGCGCAATCGCATCGGTGCTGAGCTTGCGATTGAGCTGCGCGCCGGGAAATGGCTCCAACAGCATCGTCGCTGGATCGAATATGCGCGCCAGCCATTGCGCCGGACCTTCTTCAGCAGCCGCTCCGCGGAGGGCCACAGCTAAGCAGACGAGTATCGGCGCCACGCCTCTAGTGAACGTCCTCATGCGACTTGAATCAGCTCGATTCTGTAACCGTTGGGGTCCTCGACGAACGCGATCTCTGTCCCGCCATGTTTCATCGGACCGGGCTCACGCACGATGTTCGCGCCCTTCGCCCGCAACTCGTCGCAGGTGCGATAGATGTCCCGCACGCCGAGGGCGAGATGGCCAAAGCCGTTACCGACATCGTACTCGTGCGTATCCCAGTTGTGGGTCAGCTCGACCACGGCGGTCTTGTCTTCGCTGTCGTAGCCGACGAACGCCAACGTGAACCGGCCGCCGGGAAAGTCATGCTTGCGCAACAGCGTCATCCCGAGCGTGTCGCAGTAGAAACGCAACGACTCGTCGAGATCGTTGACGCGGATCATGGTGTGCAGCAAACGCATCGCAGCTCCTTCGCGCCGCGCACTATTGCGGTTGCCGTGCGCGGGTTCAAGAGCGGTCGCTTGCGCCCGGTCGCTCGCACCCGGTGGACTTACGAGTTCAGCGACCGCAGCCAGCGCTCTTCAAAATCCGCCAACTCGCCCGGATAGACGGCGGCGAAGGCGGCCGGAAGCGGCTGACGACTCAACTCGCCGACCAGCTGCGGTAACTTACGCGCCCCATAGCGATCGATGAGCTCGCGCACCGCGAGGTAACTCTGGGCATAGGCCACCAACGCGCGCTGCGGCGGCAGCGACGTGAGCGGCCCGACCAAATCGCGCAAATGAAACAGGGCGGCACCGTGGAGCGCATCTTCCGCCCACGTCCGTCGTTCGCCGTCCTGCTCCTCCTCGGCCCACACCGCGAGGCCTTCGCTCAGCCACACCGGGCAGCGGTTGTGCGACAGCTCCGCTGCCGCGTGATGCATGTACTCATGGCGCAGCAGGCGGGCGAGCGCGGCATCGTCGGCATCGAGTCCACGCACCGGCACTTTGATGCGGCCATCGTACGCCCCACCGGCCCAATCGGGCGTCTGCGTGACAGCATGAAAATCCTGCGCGGCATAGAGCACCACCTCGGCGCGTCCGTCCGGCAGCGCCCCGAACTTCGAGCCAACCGCGCGGCGCGCGTCCTCGAGTCCCTCCAACACCAATTGGGCGGCGCGGCGATTCTCGCCGTCGGCAA
Protein-coding sequences here:
- a CDS encoding adenylosuccinate lyase, giving the protein MREKSSRIRATSTHHAPTDILAERYASAAMAAFWSPGGKIVLEREYWIAVLRAQRALGIAIPAAAIAAYERVKDHVDLDSIRARERVTRHDVKARIEEFCALAGHEHIHKGLTSRDLTENVEQLQIRRSLELVRIKSAACLYRLSRRVREFRDVAITGRSHNVAAQPTTVGRRLAMFGEEMLLAFRQLDSVLQRYPLRGLKGPVGTQLDQLTLFNGNAKKVAKLEAAVVRFLGFTHALTATGQVYPRSLDFEVVSALYQLGAGPSSFAKTWRLMSGFELASEGFQEGQVGSSAMPHKMNARSCERLNGLHVVLRGYLTMVTGLAGDQWNEGDVSCSVVRRVALPGAMMAADGLLETFLTVLDELVIFPDAIAAERERYLPFLATTTILMEAVRHGAGREQAHAAIQAHTQAVVRALRRGRRDNDLLDRLAADRRVGLSQKQLQSLLGAKSAFVGAARTQADAFVSEVETLVKQLPEAKRYVPREII
- a CDS encoding helix-turn-helix transcriptional regulator is translated as MAKRRSNELSLGAVLKRRRRQLEMTQSQVSDKVGCRANYIAYLESDARRPSHSVVAKLARALDLDQQELYFLAYPQAKALMRPERPEPESAWLRFKANKRLHVRHSITRGEFSALERVASLGAVRTQRDFLFILQTIRQALTDE
- the gloA gene encoding lactoylglutathione lyase, giving the protein MRLLHTMIRVNDLDESLRFYCDTLGMTLLRKHDFPGGRFTLAFVGYDSEDKTAVVELTHNWDTHEYDVGNGFGHLALGVRDIYRTCDELRAKGANIVREPGPMKHGGTEIAFVEDPNGYRIELIQVA